Part of the Pseudomonadota bacterium genome is shown below.
CGCTTTTTCCATCGCTTCTTCCGCCCCCTGGAGCTGGTAATACACCCCCTGAAGATAATTCCGGGTCTGAAACTGCGGCGCGACGCCACTTAAGGATTCAGAACCACCAATAATCAGGTAGCCATCCCGGGCCAACACCTGACCAAGCTTCTGGAATAGTTTTCTTTTGTCGGCAGCGGTAAAATAAATGGCCACATTACGGCAAAAGATAATGTCAAAACTTCCCAGCCCGGCATAGGAATCCATCAGGTTTAATTTCTTAAAGACGGCCAGGGAGCGAATTTTATCTTTTATCCGCCAGCCGCCGGCAGCCGGGTTAAAGNNNNNNNNNNNNNNNNNNNNNNNNNNNNNNNNNNNNNNNNNNNNNNNNNNNNNNNNNNNNNNNNNNNNNNNNNNNNNNNNNNNNNNNNNNNNNNNNNNNNATTACGGCAAAAGATAATGTCAAAACTTCCCAGCCCGGCATAGGAATCCATCAGGTTTAATTTCTTAAAGACGGCCAGGGAGCGAATTTTATCTTTTATCCGCCAGCCGCCGGCAGCCGGGTTAAAGCAGCGCTGCAGGATTTGCTTCGATAGTCCGCGCTCGATCTCAAATTTGCCATACATGCCGTAGCTGGCCTTGGCCACCGCCTCGTCGGAAATATCCGTCCCCAGGAGGGAGATTTCATAATCGCGAAAATCGCCGAGGGTTTCCAACAGGGAAATGGCAATACTGTAGACCTCCTGACCGGTGGAGCAGGCGGCACTCCAGATCCGCAGTTTGGTTTTCCCCTGACCAGCAGCAGCTGAGCGTCGGTCAACCAGGTCGGGAATAATTTTATTTTTCAACAATTCAAAAGGTTTATTATCGCGGAAAAAGAGGGTTTCATTGGTGGAAATGGCGTTGACAACCTCTTTGTCCAGCTGTCTGGAGATATCGGCCCTGGCCCGGTGGTAAAGGTCCCTGAAGGAGGGGCATTTGTAAGCCGCCAGCAATGGATTTAAGCGGGCTTCCAGCAAATATCCCTTATCATGATCCAGATAAATACCGGAAATATTATAGATATATTTGGCCAGCAGTTTAATTTCTTCGGCGGTTATCTTTGCCATTATTCAGCTTCCACCTGAATCCTTATACCGTTTTAACGATCTCAGCGGCAATACCATCCAAGGGCATCACCACATCCACCAACCCGGCTTCCGCAACTGCTTTTGGCATGCCGTAAACAACACTCGTATCAGCATCCTGGGCAATACTTACCACCCCGGCGCTTTTCATCTCCCGCAGGCCAAGTTTACCGTCCGCCCCCATTCCAGTCATAATTACCCCGGTGGCCTTGGAACCATACTCCCGGGCCACTGAACGAAAGAGATAATCCACCGACGGTTTACAGTTATTTTCCGGCGGCTCATCAGTAATCCGGATGATTTTGCTGTGGACATCGGCACCGCTGGCGATTTTCATCTGGCTGCCGCCGGGAGCGATATATATGGTATTTTTTTTCACCAGCTCGCCATTAACCGCCTCTTTGACCTCCAAAGCACACTTTTTATCCAGGCTGGTCGCCAGAGATTTAGTGAAAACCGGTGGCATATGCTGGACAATCAGCACCGGAACTCCCAGATCAGCGGGAAGCCACGGCAGCATGGCAGTCAAAGCGTTGGGGCCCCCGGTAGAGATACCGATGGCCACCACTATTGACTTTTCCGTTCGTTTCACCCGGGCCTTGGTCTGTTGGAGAACCTGGCTTGCAGCTTCGGGTTTTCTTACTGTTTCCCGTGCTGGAACCGCCGGCCGCTTCCCCCGCAGCAGGCGGCGCAGCTGACGCTGCTGGCCAAAAACCTTCAACCGCCGGGAAAGCTCCTTTTGAATATATTGCAGGTTTTCTTCCGGGGTTTCTTTGTCAGGTTTGAGGACAAAATCGAAGGCCCCTAACTCCAGGGCTTTCATCGTTATCTCGCCGCCCCGTTCGGTGAGTGAACTGAACATCAGGCACTCCACGTCCAGCTTTTCCTGCTGGATGGCCACCAGGGTCTCAAGCCCATTCATCACCGGCATTTCCACATCCAGGGTCACCAGGTCAGGTTTCAGTGATTTGATTCGGGACAGAGCAATTTTACCGTTATTGGCCGTCCCCACCACCTCAACCCCGGGAATGGTTTTCAACACGTCAGCTATAATTTTCCGGTACATGATCGTATCATCGACCACCAGAACCTTAATATTCATCCTCTACTCCATTATAAAATAGGAAGACATAATGCCTGTTTTACAGGGTGAACTTATTAATCATCGCTTCCAGTTTGACAGCCAGCTGGCTTAGGGCACTGGAGTTACTGTTTCCGGAAGCCAGTTCATTAACCTCAGAAATATCAGTTTAGACTTTGATCTTGTTCACCCTTTTTCTCCTTTTTTCTCTTCGGCCAGCACCGCCTCCACATCCAGAATGCTGATTAGAGCATCCCCCAGTTTACAGGCGCCGCTGAAAAAGGTTCCCTTATCAATATCGATATTGGCTGGAGGATGTGTAATCTCTGAAACTGAAATGGTCACCACATCCTTGATGCCATCCACCAGCAGGCCGATATATTCATCATCACGATCAACAATAATCACCCGGCTTTTGTCACCTATTTTACAGGGAGCCAAACCAACTTTTTTGCCTAAATTGATCACCGTAACGATGCGCCCGCGCAGGTTCATGATCCCCAACACATAGTCCGGCGACAGGGGGACCTGGGTAACGGCAAGATTTTGGTTGATCTCCTGAACCCAATTGATATCGACACCACAAAGCAATTCATCGATGACAAAACAGGCAAGCTGGATGGTATCCTCAGCAGCAGCGGCAGCAGCTTTAACCTCCACTGTTTGCGGTGTCTGATTATTTCCAGACATGGGGTTTTCTCCTTTTCAAATTCAGTTCTCGATTATTATATTTTTCTCTCACGGAGACACAGAGGCACAGAGAATTTTTACAATATTCCATTAATCGTTCTGCTTATGCCATTCTTCATAAGAACATCACCAAAGTTTAAAAGATATCCCAGTTTCAATCCAGTTAATTTCAAATAAGTAAGTAATTGTTTTTTATGGGATGGATTAATTTTTTCAACCGACTTCAACTCAACAATAACCTTTTTTTCAACAATTAAGTCTGCTCGGAATCCTTCATTAAATGATATACCTTCAAATTCAATGGGAATTACTACCTGTCTTTCCACCAGCAAGCCTCTTTTTTCTAGTTTATCAGTAAGAATAACCTCATAGACACTTTCCAGGAGCCCCGGACCCAGTGCTTGATGCAAATGTATGGCACAATCGACGATTATCGTTCCTATTCCATTTTCATGCATCTCTGTGTCTTTGTGTCTCCGTGGTGAAATTTTTTTGTCCTGGGTCCCGAATTTGTGTTAATTCACTTCCCCGCCTTCCTTCGCCTGCGGTACGTACTGGTTTGCACGTTTGCTTCGCCGTGCTTCGCGGGGGGACACTCTTGACTATCGCTCGCCCAGTGGAGGAACAGCTTGAATTTGCTTTTAACGCGAAACTCAAGAATGTCCCCAATCACGGTGACCCCGCTTCCAATTTCCCCCGCCCTCCCTTTTTATTTTTTATGCAAGGCTTACTACAATATAGCAAGCTTTGTGTCTCCGTGAGAGTTATTGGTCTTTTTACAAAAACAATCAAACCGTAAATTGTCCCATCAATTCCTTCAATTTCTCCGCCAGCTGGCTTAACTCTTCAGCGCTCTGGCGCACCTGGGCACTGGAATTACTCATCTCGCCGGCTGATTCATTGACATCGGCAATATCTTTGGCGATGGTTCCCGAGACCTCGGTGGTCTGGACCACATTTTCATTCACCTCGGTAATCCCCGAGGAGGTCTGGGCAATATTCTCGGCAATTTCCTGGGTAGTGGAGGCCTGCTCTTCCACCGCCGTGGCAATAGTCGTCACGATGCTGTCCACCTCATCGTTGATCCGGGCAATCTCATTGATCTCGGTCACCGTCGCCCCGGTGGAATCCTGGATCCCCTTGATTTTACCGGCAATCTCACCGGTAGCCGCCGCCGTCTGCTGGGCCAGGTCCTTGATCTCATGGGCCACCACCGCGAATCCTTTACCGGCCTCGCCGGCCCGGGCCGCCTCAATGGTGGCGTTGAGAGCCAACAGGTTGGTCTGGGAGGAAATTGCATTGATGGTTTCCGTTACTTTGCCAATCTCCTGGGCCGCTTTTCCCAGTTCATCAATTTTGCTGGCGGCACTCTTGCCCTGGCTGACCGCCCGGCCGACAATTTCCCGGGCATTTTCGGCATTTTTAGCAATCTCGCCAACGGTAGCAGTCATTTCCTCGCTGCCGGAGGCTACCGTATTAGCATTCACCGATGCCTCTTCCATCGCCGCCGCGATTGAACTCATATTGGCGTTCATTTCCTCGGCGGCGGTGGCAACATTGTTGGCTTTACCGGCGGTATTATCGGCCCCGGTGGCCAACTGGCCGGAAATGGTATTCAATTCGGTTGACGATGAAGCCATGGTTTCGATGCTCCCGATTATCTGTCGCAGCATGTTCTGCAGATTTTCGATAAAAATATTGATCCCGGCAGCCAGTTCTCCCAGTTCATCCCGACGGTCGGCATGCAGACGCTTGGTAAGGTCTCCATCTCCCTCCGCCACTTCCCTGACCATGGCAATGGTTTGGGCCAGAGGCTTGCTGATCATCCAGCCAATTATAAGGAAGAAAAAGGCGGCAGACAGCACAACACTGACAATCCCTATAAGAATATTTTTCATGCGGGCCTGGTTAACGGTGTCGTAGGCTGCGGAAACATCGGTTCTGATCATCATGCCGCCCAGGATTTGGCGGCTTTGCCCGTGACAGTGATAACAACCGGCTTCATTTAGGATCGGCTGCAAAATGGTGAGCACCGGTTTACCCTGGACCTTTTCCCGGAAAATTTCCTGATCCAGCTTGCCGGATTCCAGCATGACTTTCAAGCCGTTGCTGAGGGTCCCGGAGGCAATCTGTTTGCCCATTGAAGAACCAGTCCGGTCAGCTTCGGAAGCATAGGTAATCTGCTGGTTAAAATCAAAAATATAGACTTCCACCCCGGCCATGTTCTTATTGATATCACGCAGCTGATTGTTGATGGACCCGGTGTCATTGATAGCCATGGGATGCCGAATGCCGTTCATCAGGGTGTCAGCCATCATCCTGGAGGTATTGTGGACCTCATGTATAATATTTTTCTTAAGATTGATGATGTTGACGATGGTCAAGCAGCTAATGACAATAAAAAAGAAAACGATCAGGCTGAAGGTAATTTTGAACCGCAGTCCTCTGGGTAGTGAATGCTTCAATGTGCACCCCCATAAATCATTGGCTTGTAGTCAAAGGTGGCGACCCGTTCGCTATTATGACAGGTTTCACAGTCGGTTACAGATAATTTTCCCTTGATATCATCAGGGTCTTCGCTGTCGGCATGGACACTTCCCGGACCATGACAGCACTCACAACCCAGATTCTTCAGGTGAGGAGTCTGACTGATTGAGACAAATCCTCCCGGTTGTCCATAACCGGTGGTATGACACAATAAACATTCCTGGAATTCAGTGTCGGTCAAGCCTTTGCGCATCTGCTGGATGCTTTTATAGGAATGTCGTTTTTTGGCATATTTGTTAAAACTCGCGTATGCCTCCTCGTGGCAGTCATTGCAGGCTTCGGAACCGATATAGGTGCTGTTTTCCTGGCTGTATGTCGAGGTTCTGAATCCGGTACCCAATAAGAACAGCATAATAAACAGACCTATCCTGATGCCGTATTTTTTAGTTCTCTTCTGGTTTCCTTCCATCACATTTACCTTCTTTTCTGGTTCTATCGAGCTGGAGAATTTTTTCTGTTTTTTCTCACAGAGACACTGAGACACGGAGGATTTTCATACATTCCCTTCACATTGATGCATCTCTGTGTCTTTGTGTCTCCGTGAGAGTTATTGGTCTTTTTATAAAAACCATCACACACTAAACCAGCCCATCAACTTCTTATATTCAGCACCTTGGTCGAGCTGGAGAACTTTTTCTGTTTTTTCTCACAGAGGCACTGAGACACGGAGGATTTTCATACATTCCCTTCACATTGATGCATCTCTGTGTCTTTGTGTCTCCGTGAGAGTTATTTTTCTTTTTACAAAAACCATCACACCGTAAACTGGCCCATAAGTTCCTTATATTCAGCACCATGGTCGAGCTGGAGAACTTTTTCTGTTTTTTCTCACAGAGGCACTGAGACACGGAGGATTTTCATACGTTCCCTTCACATTGATGCATCTCTGTGTCTTTGTGTCTCCGTGAGAGTTATTTTTCTTTTTACAAAAACCATCACACCGTAAACTGGCTCATAAGTTCCTTCTATTCAGCACCATGGTCGAGCTGGAGAATTTTTTCTGTTTTTTCTCACAGAGGCACTGAGACACGGAGGATTTTCATACATTCCCTTCACATTGATGCATCTCTGTGTCTTTGTGTCTCCGTGAGAGTTATTTTTCTTTTTACAAAAACCATCACACTTTAAATTTACTCACCATCTCATTGAGCTTCTCCGCCAGACCGCTTAGCTCATCGGCACTCTGCTGCACCTGGGCACTGGAATTGCTCATCTCGCTGGAGGCCTCGTTAACCTCAACAATATCTTTGGCAATGGTTCCCGACACCTCGGATATCTGGGTGAGGTTCTCATTCACTTCGGTAATCCCCGAAGAGGCCTGGGCAATGTTCTCGGCTATTTCACCGGTAGTGGATGCCTGCTCTTCCACCGCCGTGGCAATGGTCGTAACAATCTCATCCACTTCGTTATTAATCCGGGCAATCTCATTGATCTCAGTTACCGTCTCCTCGGTAGAATCCTGAATCCCGGTAATCTTGGCAGCAATCTCACCGGTGGCTGCAGCTGTCTGCTGGGCCAGAGCCTTAATTTCGTTGGCCACTACCGCGAACCCTTTGCCGGCATCGCCGGCCCGGGCCGCCTCGATAGTTGCATTGAGGGCCAGCAGGTTGGTTTGCGAAGAAATGGCGTTAATCGTCTCGGTCACCTTGCCGATCTCCCGGGCCGCCTTTCCCAGCACATTAATTCTTTCGGAAGCGCTTTTGCCCTGGGCCACCGCCTGGCCGGTAATCTCCTTGGCGCTCTCAGCATTTTTGGCAATCTCAGCAACGGTAGTGCTCATCTCCTCGGCTCCCGAGGCAACGGTGGAAACATTGGTGGATGCCTGCTCCATGGCCGCGGCCACCGAGCTTATATTGGCATTCATCTCCTCGGTCGCGGTGGCGACATTATTGGTCTTGCCGGCCGCGGTATCGGCACCGGAAGTCACCTGCTGTGATATGGCAGAAAGTTCAGTCGAAGAAGATGAGAGGGTTTCCACACCGGCAATAATTTCTTTCATAAACTGGCGTAATTTTACAGACATAACCTCCATATTTTTATAGACACCGACATTATCCTTTCCATCTTTTTTGACAAATTCATTGATTAAGTTCCCATCAGCAATATTACTGGCCACTTCGGCTATTTCGTCAGGATCACATCCAAGCTTTTCAAGCTGTTTTAATACCTTGATTCTGATAAAGAAAATAATTGCAACGCCTGCTATCAGCGCCACAACACTTAATATTAAAATCAAAAAAACAGCCTGCGTGTTGGATGCTTTGAGCTTTGGCCCGATTTCATCCTGAACTTTCTGGACACTCTCTGCAACTTCTTCAGCTGCACCGGCAATCTCCGGGCCTATTTTATCAAGGGTACCGGCAATTATTTTATTTCGGTCATAAATCAGCTTCACCAAAGATTTAAAGTTTTCGTGGTATTTATGATCTTCTTCATCTACTTCATTGAGCAATTTTAGTCTTTCAGGATCTTCCAGATGGTCTTTTAATTCCTTAAGATGCATATCCATTTCGCCAAATTCTGAATCAACCCGGTCTGCATCTGCTTGAAAATTGGAATCTAAAAACTTATTTACATAAAGCCTTGCCAGCAAAAAGCTCCGAAGCGCCAGGCCTGCCTGGAAAGCAGCCTTAACATCATCGTCATTATCAGCAGAAGTCATGATCTCGGTAAGCTTTTGTTCCATAAGCTTGCCGTTTTTTTCCAGGATATCGTTAACAATGTGATTTCTCTTTTCCTTCATTTTTACGACAACCTTGAACCCCTGGTCATAAGCATCCACTTCTTCATCAATAAAT
Proteins encoded:
- a CDS encoding protein-glutamate O-methyltransferase CheR, whose translation is MAKITAEEIKLLAKYIYNISGIYLDHDKGYLLEARLNPLLAAYKCPSFRDLYHRARADISRQLDKEVVNAISTNETLFFRDNKPFELLKNKIIPDLVDRRSAAAGQGKTKLRIWSAACSTGQEVYSIAISLLETLGDFRDYEISLLGTDISDEAVAKASYGMYGKFEIERGLSKQILQRCFNPAAGGWRIKDKIRSLAVFKKLNLMDSYAGLGSFDIIFCRN
- a CDS encoding chemotaxis response regulator protein-glutamate methylesterase translates to MNIKVLVVDDTIMYRKIIADVLKTIPGVEVVGTANNGKIALSRIKSLKPDLVTLDVEMPVMNGLETLVAIQQEKLDVECLMFSSLTERGGEITMKALELGAFDFVLKPDKETPEENLQYIQKELSRRLKVFGQQRQLRRLLRGKRPAVPARETVRKPEAASQVLQQTKARVKRTEKSIVVAIGISTGGPNALTAMLPWLPADLGVPVLIVQHMPPVFTKSLATSLDKKCALEVKEAVNGELVKKNTIYIAPGGSQMKIASGADVHSKIIRITDEPPENNCKPSVDYLFRSVAREYGSKATGVIMTGMGADGKLGLREMKSAGVVSIAQDADTSVVYGMPKAVAEAGLVDVVMPLDGIAAEIVKTV
- a CDS encoding chemotaxis protein CheW; this encodes MSGNNQTPQTVEVKAAAAAAEDTIQLACFVIDELLCGVDINWVQEINQNLAVTQVPLSPDYVLGIMNLRGRIVTVINLGKKVGLAPCKIGDKSRVIIVDRDDEYIGLLVDGIKDVVTISVSEITHPPANIDIDKGTFFSGACKLGDALISILDVEAVLAEEKKGEKG
- a CDS encoding GxxExxY protein — its product is MHENGIGTIIVDCAIHLHQALGPGLLESVYEVILTDKLEKRGLLVERQVVIPIEFEGISFNEGFRADLIVEKKVIVELKSVEKINPSHKKQLLTYLKLTGLKLGYLLNFGDVLMKNGISRTINGIL
- a CDS encoding methyl-accepting chemotaxis protein, whose amino-acid sequence is MKHSLPRGLRFKITFSLIVFFFIVISCLTIVNIINLKKNIIHEVHNTSRMMADTLMNGIRHPMAINDTGSINNQLRDINKNMAGVEVYIFDFNQQITYASEADRTGSSMGKQIASGTLSNGLKVMLESGKLDQEIFREKVQGKPVLTILQPILNEAGCYHCHGQSRQILGGMMIRTDVSAAYDTVNQARMKNILIGIVSVVLSAAFFFLIIGWMISKPLAQTIAMVREVAEGDGDLTKRLHADRRDELGELAAGINIFIENLQNMLRQIIGSIETMASSSTELNTISGQLATGADNTAGKANNVATAAEEMNANMSSIAAAMEEASVNANTVASGSEEMTATVGEIAKNAENAREIVGRAVSQGKSAASKIDELGKAAQEIGKVTETINAISSQTNLLALNATIEAARAGEAGKGFAVVAHEIKDLAQQTAAATGEIAGKIKGIQDSTGATVTEINEIARINDEVDSIVTTIATAVEEQASTTQEIAENIAQTSSGITEVNENVVQTTEVSGTIAKDIADVNESAGEMSNSSAQVRQSAEELSQLAEKLKELMGQFTV
- a CDS encoding cytochrome c family protein; the protein is MEGNQKRTKKYGIRIGLFIMLFLLGTGFRTSTYSQENSTYIGSEACNDCHEEAYASFNKYAKKRHSYKSIQQMRKGLTDTEFQECLLCHTTGYGQPGGFVSISQTPHLKNLGCECCHGPGSVHADSEDPDDIKGKLSVTDCETCHNSERVATFDYKPMIYGGAH
- a CDS encoding methyl-accepting chemotaxis protein, whose product is MTLRTKLIGGFIAVLLFMVIIALTAYMALHTASTGFGEYREMARDNNLASDLQADMLMVRMNVKDFIITGSKKDQRQYEDYHAKMTTLLKIAEEEIKNPERLKKIKFIDEEVDAYDQGFKVVVKMKEKRNHIVNDILEKNGKLMEQKLTEIMTSADNDDDVKAAFQAGLALRSFLLARLYVNKFLDSNFQADADRVDSEFGEMDMHLKELKDHLEDPERLKLLNEVDEEDHKYHENFKSLVKLIYDRNKIIAGTLDKIGPEIAGAAEEVAESVQKVQDEIGPKLKASNTQAVFLILILSVVALIAGVAIIFFIRIKVLKQLEKLGCDPDEIAEVASNIADGNLINEFVKKDGKDNVGVYKNMEVMSVKLRQFMKEIIAGVETLSSSSTELSAISQQVTSGADTAAGKTNNVATATEEMNANISSVAAAMEQASTNVSTVASGAEEMSTTVAEIAKNAESAKEITGQAVAQGKSASERINVLGKAAREIGKVTETINAISSQTNLLALNATIEAARAGDAGKGFAVVANEIKALAQQTAAATGEIAAKITGIQDSTEETVTEINEIARINNEVDEIVTTIATAVEEQASTTGEIAENIAQASSGITEVNENLTQISEVSGTIAKDIVEVNEASSEMSNSSAQVQQSADELSGLAEKLNEMVSKFKV